Proteins from one Deinococcus actinosclerus genomic window:
- a CDS encoding aliphatic sulfonate ABC transporter substrate-binding protein has translation MTTRLRSAALTLTALALGALSTARAVTFTIGYQKGGIPNILKARGTLDRYAAQGIDFRWVLFTAGPPLLEAANAGAVDFGSVGNAPGVFALAGGADLKYVGVTVNQSDTTEAVIVPKNSGIQKVSDLKGKRIGVARGSSAHAFLYSVLRSAGLTFNDVTVVPLLPPDARPAFENGSIDAWAIWDPFLTTALQSSGGRVLRDHAGLGRGDNYHLVPGSVLKNAEKKRALQVLLAELESAANWANVNRQTVINQFSDELGIPKSVLAVTVPKSVPFNIRPFRASDLKPLQALSVAFREAGVLPRDVPLGPQTYVTLPAFRAALPALGLK, from the coding sequence ATGACCACCCGACTGCGTTCCGCTGCCCTGACCCTCACCGCCCTCGCCCTCGGCGCGCTGTCCACCGCGCGGGCCGTCACCTTCACCATCGGCTACCAGAAAGGCGGCATCCCGAACATCCTCAAGGCGCGCGGGACCCTCGACAGGTACGCCGCGCAGGGCATCGATTTCCGCTGGGTGCTGTTCACCGCCGGGCCGCCCCTGCTGGAAGCCGCCAACGCCGGCGCCGTGGACTTCGGCAGTGTCGGCAACGCCCCGGGCGTGTTCGCCCTGGCGGGCGGCGCCGACCTGAAGTACGTGGGCGTGACCGTCAACCAGAGCGACACCACCGAGGCCGTCATCGTCCCGAAGAATTCCGGGATCCAGAAGGTCAGCGACCTGAAAGGCAAACGCATCGGCGTGGCCCGCGGCAGCAGCGCGCACGCCTTCCTGTACAGCGTGCTGCGCAGCGCGGGACTGACCTTCAATGACGTGACGGTCGTGCCACTGCTGCCACCCGACGCGCGCCCCGCCTTCGAGAACGGCAGCATCGACGCCTGGGCCATCTGGGACCCGTTCCTCACCACTGCCCTGCAGAGCAGCGGCGGCCGCGTCCTGCGCGACCATGCGGGCCTCGGACGCGGGGACAACTACCACCTCGTGCCGGGCAGCGTCCTGAAGAACGCCGAGAAGAAGCGCGCCCTGCAGGTCCTGCTGGCCGAACTGGAAAGTGCCGCCAACTGGGCAAACGTGAACCGCCAGACCGTCATCAACCAGTTCAGCGACGAACTCGGCATTCCGAAAAGTGTCCTGGCGGTGACCGTGCCCAAGAGCGTGCCCTTCAACATCCGGCCCTTCCGTGCCTCGGACCTGAAACCGCTCCAGGCTCTCTCGGTCGCGTTCCGCGAGGCGGGCGTCCTGCCGCGCGACGTGCCCCTCGGCCCGCAGACCTACGTGACCCTCCCGGCATTCCGCGCCGCGCTGCCCGCCCTGGGGCTCAAGTGA
- a CDS encoding ABC transporter permease subunit, whose product MPLLIVLGWQLAASTGLLNPRVLPAPSAVVGAAWELTRSGDLGRHFLISLQRAGLGILIGGGLGFTFGVLTGTVRAANLLLDTTFQMIRTIPNLALIPLVILWFGIGESGKVFLIALATFFPVYLNTLHGVTGIDPRLTEMARVYGLSPLDTFRRVTLPGALPGVLVGVRYALGISWLALVVSESFGASSGIGFLAMDAREFFRTDVIVLAILIYALIGKAADVLVRALERRLLPWQVSA is encoded by the coding sequence GTGCCGCTCCTGATCGTGCTGGGCTGGCAGCTGGCCGCCAGCACCGGTCTGCTCAACCCGCGTGTCCTCCCGGCGCCCAGCGCCGTCGTGGGGGCTGCCTGGGAGCTGACGCGCAGCGGCGACCTGGGCCGCCACTTCCTGATCAGCCTCCAGCGCGCCGGGCTGGGCATCCTGATCGGCGGGGGGCTGGGCTTCACGTTCGGTGTCCTGACCGGCACCGTCCGCGCCGCGAACCTGCTCCTCGACACGACCTTCCAGATGATCCGCACCATTCCGAACCTCGCGCTGATCCCGCTGGTGATCCTGTGGTTCGGGATCGGCGAGAGCGGCAAGGTGTTCCTGATCGCCCTGGCCACCTTCTTCCCGGTGTACCTGAACACCCTGCACGGCGTGACCGGCATCGACCCGCGCCTGACCGAGATGGCCCGCGTGTACGGCCTCTCGCCGCTCGACACCTTCCGCCGCGTCACGCTGCCCGGCGCGCTCCCCGGCGTGCTGGTGGGCGTGCGTTACGCGCTGGGTATCTCCTGGCTGGCGCTGGTCGTCAGCGAGTCCTTCGGCGCGAGCAGCGGCATCGGCTTCCTGGCTATGGACGCCCGCGAGTTCTTCCGCACCGACGTGATCGTCCTCGCCATCCTGATCTACGCCCTGATCGGCAAGGCGGCCGACGTCCTGGTCCGCGCCCTGGAACGCCGCCTGCTGCCCTGGCAGGTGAGCGCGTGA
- a CDS encoding ABC transporter ATP-binding protein: MTAAPTLTGDLTSAGVPIDLRDLSAAYGEHVILRDLTLSVTPGERVALVGASGGGKTTLLRALAGLIPTQGTLRIGTGSPVRTRVMFQEDRLLPWLGALDNVALGLARPERHRAARALRDVGLAGRERAYPHELSGGQRQRVALARALAHRPDLLLLDEPFGALDALTRADMHDLLDTLLTDTGATTLLVTHDLDEALKLTDRVLLLRAGQVALDLPVPLARPRRRLDTEPLRAHLETQLH, encoded by the coding sequence GTGACCGCCGCCCCCACCCTGACGGGTGACCTGACGTCCGCCGGCGTGCCCATCGACCTGCGGGACCTGAGTGCCGCGTACGGCGAGCACGTCATCCTGCGCGACCTGACCCTGAGCGTCACCCCCGGCGAACGCGTCGCGCTGGTCGGCGCGAGCGGCGGCGGCAAGACCACCCTGCTGCGCGCCCTGGCCGGCCTGATCCCCACGCAGGGCACCCTGCGCATCGGCACCGGCTCCCCGGTCCGCACCCGGGTCATGTTCCAAGAAGACCGCCTGCTGCCCTGGCTGGGCGCGCTGGACAACGTCGCCCTGGGCCTGGCGCGCCCCGAACGCCACCGCGCTGCCCGCGCCCTGCGGGACGTGGGGCTCGCCGGGCGGGAACGCGCCTACCCGCATGAACTGAGCGGCGGGCAGCGCCAGCGGGTCGCCCTGGCCCGTGCCCTGGCCCACAGACCGGACCTGCTGCTCCTTGACGAACCCTTCGGCGCGCTCGACGCCCTGACCCGCGCCGACATGCACGACCTGCTCGACACGCTGCTGACCGACACGGGCGCCACCACCCTCCTCGTCACGCACGACCTGGACGAGGCGCTGAAACTCACGGACCGCGTGCTGCTGCTGCGCGCCGGGCAGGTCGCGCTGGACCTCCCGGTGCCGCTGGCCCGGCCCCGCCGCCGCCTGGACACCGAGCCGCTGCGCGCCCACCTGGAAACGCAGCTGCACTGA
- a CDS encoding DinB family protein: MTTGLTPEADAALRAHVRALLTQAQAHITLDEVLDDFPTARAGERLPGLPYSASEVLWHLRFTQRDILNFIQDDDYAEVRWPQGYWPHDPAGAARDWAAQVAAYREDLRDLLTLLDDPATDLLAVVPNGVNAGGQTWLREFLLVADHTAYHVGQLALLGRLLRA; the protein is encoded by the coding sequence ATGACGACCGGACTGACCCCCGAAGCGGACGCGGCTCTGCGCGCCCACGTGCGCGCGCTGCTGACCCAGGCCCAGGCGCACATCACGCTGGACGAGGTGCTGGACGACTTCCCGACCGCCCGTGCGGGCGAGCGCCTTCCCGGTCTGCCGTACTCGGCGTCGGAGGTGCTGTGGCACCTGCGGTTCACGCAGCGCGACATCCTGAACTTCATCCAGGATGACGATTATGCGGAGGTCCGTTGGCCTCAGGGGTACTGGCCGCACGACCCGGCGGGCGCGGCGCGGGACTGGGCGGCGCAGGTGGCCGCGTACCGGGAGGACCTGCGCGACCTGCTGACCCTGCTGGACGACCCGGCAACCGACCTGCTGGCGGTGGTCCCGAACGGCGTGAACGCGGGCGGGCAGACGTGGCTGCGGGAATTCCTGCTGGTAGCCGATCACACCGCGTACCACGTGGGGCAGCTGGCCCTGCTGGGCCGCCTGCTGCGCGCCTGA
- the proS gene encoding proline--tRNA ligase translates to MTKDGGKQDRKAQQYGVTPQSVDFNDWYNEVVKKADLADNSPVAGAMVVRPYGSALWENIQRWLDDRFKATGHESLIFPTLIPMGFITKEADHVEGFAPELFTVNKIGTEELAEPYVMRPTSETIIGHMWSGWLNSYRDLPFLHYQWGSVFRAELRTKAFLRTSEFFWHEGHTAHADESEARGEVRQMLDIYHEFCRDVLALPVVRGEKTASERFAGAVATYSIEGMMRDGKALQSGTSHYLGQNFSKAFDVKFQTREQREEFAHTTSWAISSRIIGAIIMTHGDDFGLIMPPRIAPIQVVVIPVGRKDNFDQMVEEGEKLAAELRAQGVRVKVDKRDGVTNGFKYNDWELKGVPVRIELGPRDLESGVVVVKSRNGDEKETLPRAEAVGGMTARLDGIHDWLLSRATSFMLEHTIPVDDFETFAAKIEEGNWVRAYHCGDADCEKSIKEATKATTRNVPLDDAEFFNEPGEGQCVKCGKPSAYGKRVIFGRQY, encoded by the coding sequence ATGACGAAAGACGGCGGCAAACAGGACAGGAAGGCGCAGCAGTACGGCGTGACGCCCCAGAGCGTGGATTTCAACGACTGGTACAACGAGGTCGTGAAGAAGGCCGACCTGGCCGACAACAGCCCGGTGGCGGGCGCGATGGTCGTGCGGCCCTACGGCAGCGCGCTGTGGGAGAACATTCAGCGCTGGCTGGACGACAGGTTCAAGGCGACCGGGCACGAATCGCTGATCTTCCCCACCTTGATTCCCATGGGCTTCATCACGAAGGAAGCGGATCACGTGGAGGGCTTCGCGCCGGAGCTGTTCACGGTGAACAAGATCGGCACCGAGGAACTCGCCGAGCCGTACGTGATGCGGCCCACGTCCGAGACGATCATCGGGCACATGTGGAGCGGCTGGCTGAACTCCTACCGTGACCTGCCGTTCCTGCACTACCAGTGGGGCAGCGTGTTCCGCGCGGAGCTGCGCACGAAGGCGTTCCTGCGCACGAGTGAGTTCTTCTGGCACGAGGGCCACACCGCGCACGCCGACGAAAGCGAGGCGCGCGGCGAGGTGCGGCAGATGCTGGACATCTACCACGAGTTCTGCCGGGACGTGCTGGCGCTGCCCGTGGTGCGCGGCGAGAAGACCGCCAGCGAGCGCTTCGCCGGGGCGGTCGCCACGTACTCCATCGAGGGCATGATGCGCGACGGGAAGGCCCTCCAGAGCGGAACGTCACACTACCTGGGCCAGAACTTCAGTAAAGCCTTCGACGTGAAGTTCCAGACGCGCGAGCAGCGCGAGGAGTTCGCGCACACCACCTCCTGGGCGATCTCCAGCCGCATCATCGGGGCGATCATCATGACGCACGGGGACGATTTCGGGCTGATCATGCCGCCCCGCATCGCGCCCATTCAGGTGGTCGTGATTCCGGTGGGTCGCAAGGACAACTTCGACCAGATGGTGGAAGAAGGCGAGAAGCTGGCGGCCGAACTGCGCGCCCAGGGCGTCCGCGTGAAGGTCGATAAACGTGATGGGGTCACGAACGGCTTCAAGTACAACGACTGGGAACTCAAGGGCGTGCCCGTCCGCATCGAACTGGGCCCCCGCGACCTGGAGAGCGGCGTAGTCGTCGTGAAGAGCCGCAACGGCGACGAGAAGGAAACCCTGCCCCGCGCCGAGGCGGTGGGCGGCATGACGGCCCGCCTGGACGGCATTCACGACTGGCTGCTCAGCCGCGCCACGAGCTTCATGCTGGAGCACACCATCCCCGTGGACGACTTCGAGACCTTCGCCGCGAAGATCGAGGAGGGCAACTGGGTGCGCGCGTACCACTGCGGGGACGCCGACTGCGAGAAGAGCATCAAGGAGGCCACCAAGGCCACCACCCGCAACGTGCCGCTGGACGACGCGGAGTTCTTCAACGAACCGGGCGAGGGCCAGTGCGTGAAGTGCGGTAAACCCAGCGCGTACGGCAAGCGCGTGATCTTCGGCCGTCAGTACTGA
- a CDS encoding NADAR family protein encodes MSPEPVFFYRTAHPFSNFHPSVFTDGGVTYHCAEQYLMARKAALFGDEVTRRAILAARTPGECKALGRRVSPYDEARWAQERFGAALDMLRLKFGQNARLRAALLGTGEAELVEAAPNDRIWGAGFSEQDAPGARQAWGENLLGRALMAVRAELTADDGSLKVGSG; translated from the coding sequence ATGAGTCCCGAGCCCGTGTTCTTCTACCGGACGGCACATCCGTTCTCGAATTTTCACCCCAGCGTGTTCACTGACGGCGGCGTGACGTACCACTGCGCCGAGCAGTACCTGATGGCCCGCAAGGCCGCGCTGTTCGGGGATGAGGTGACCCGGCGGGCGATCCTGGCCGCCCGCACGCCGGGCGAGTGCAAGGCGCTGGGCCGCCGCGTGAGCCCGTACGACGAGGCCCGCTGGGCGCAGGAACGGTTCGGAGCAGCGCTGGACATGCTGCGTCTGAAGTTCGGTCAGAACGCGCGGCTGCGGGCGGCGCTGCTGGGCACTGGCGAGGCAGAGCTGGTGGAGGCCGCCCCGAACGACCGGATCTGGGGCGCGGGGTTCAGCGAGCAGGACGCGCCGGGCGCGCGGCAGGCGTGGGGGGAGAACCTGCTGGGCCGCGCGCTGATGGCGGTACGCGCGGAGCTGACGGCGGATGACGGTTCCCTCAAGGTCGGGTCAGGCTGA
- a CDS encoding DUF2171 domain-containing protein has translation MTKMNAGEISEHIAQTVKARLEQGGEHLQVKDVNGEHVGTVDHMDGERVKLTKTDSADGQHHYLSLDQVESVDDVAVYLNVERSAIA, from the coding sequence ATGACGAAGATGAATGCCGGCGAGATCAGTGAGCACATCGCGCAGACCGTGAAGGCCCGCCTGGAGCAGGGCGGCGAGCATCTTCAGGTGAAGGACGTGAACGGTGAGCACGTGGGCACCGTGGACCACATGGACGGCGAGCGCGTGAAGCTCACGAAGACGGACAGCGCGGACGGGCAGCACCATTACCTGAGCCTGGATCAGGTCGAGAGCGTGGATGACGTGGCGGTGTACCTGAACGTGGAGCGCAGCGCCATCGCGTAA
- a CDS encoding alpha/beta fold hydrolase produces MPTIQTKHAHAPQTELYYETYGQGRPVVLIHGWPLSGRMWEGQIDALRHAGYQVVSYDRRGFGQSGKTATGYTYDVFASDLKDLLEALNLTDVTLVGFSMGGGEVSRYAGLYGTDRVRSAMLVASVAPYLLKTADNPDGGMSVEDIEGMVKQVAQNRPQFLAGFTKKFLNWDENGRELGDEFLDFAAMMYLQASPVATQECVRAFGETDFRADLARLSVPTLVVHGDKDQIVPLEASGQRVPQYAPNAELHVMTGAPHGLNATHGDEFNKILLDFVAR; encoded by the coding sequence ATGCCCACGATTCAGACGAAGCACGCCCACGCCCCGCAGACCGAGCTGTACTACGAGACCTATGGCCAGGGCCGCCCGGTCGTGCTCATTCACGGCTGGCCGCTGTCGGGCCGCATGTGGGAAGGGCAGATCGACGCGCTGCGCCACGCGGGGTATCAGGTCGTGTCGTATGACCGCCGCGGCTTCGGCCAGAGCGGTAAGACCGCGACCGGCTACACCTACGACGTGTTCGCCAGTGACCTGAAGGACCTGCTGGAGGCACTGAACCTGACCGACGTGACGCTGGTGGGCTTCAGCATGGGCGGGGGCGAGGTCAGCCGCTACGCCGGGCTGTACGGCACGGACCGCGTGCGCAGCGCGATGCTCGTGGCGTCTGTCGCGCCGTACCTGCTCAAGACCGCTGACAATCCGGACGGCGGCATGAGCGTGGAGGACATCGAGGGCATGGTCAAGCAGGTCGCGCAGAACCGCCCGCAGTTCCTCGCGGGCTTCACGAAGAAGTTCCTGAACTGGGACGAGAACGGTAGGGAGCTGGGCGACGAGTTCCTGGATTTCGCGGCCATGATGTACCTGCAGGCGTCCCCGGTCGCCACGCAGGAGTGCGTGCGCGCCTTCGGCGAGACGGACTTCCGCGCGGATCTGGCGCGGCTGAGCGTGCCGACGCTCGTCGTGCACGGCGACAAGGACCAGATCGTGCCGCTGGAGGCGAGCGGGCAGCGCGTGCCGCAGTACGCGCCGAATGCCGAGCTGCACGTGATGACGGGTGCGCCTCACGGCCTGAACGCCACGCATGGCGACGAGTTCAACAAGATTCTGCTGGACTTCGTGGCCCGCTGA